Part of the Oryzias melastigma strain HK-1 linkage group LG24, ASM292280v2, whole genome shotgun sequence genome, aaaataccatttcagagtatttatttattcaatcattatatatcaggagcagaggaaaaaacgcagtttgaaaaaggttgTAGTAGTGGCGCAGGAGCCACAATCGGCAGTCCACAAGCTCAGATTTTTgctgcaccggtaatgttagctttcaggttgtgaggggctgtaagctagcaggagtgagtgtaaacagagagctctcagaaaaGGGAAGGGAAAAGGAGTATTTTGCACTAACAGTCCTCATTAAGAGTTTTCTTAATGAGGAAAGGTCAGGTCTTGTCTGTTGAAACgccagtaaataaaaaaaacaagtgacgTCCTTTTCTCTATTTAGAGGAAAATGTTGTTAACTAGCTAAATTTAGTGTCAGTTCCATTACTGACATTATtcagatttgtttaaaatgggCTAAGCTTCTAAGTTCTAAGCAgatgattacatttttatcagtatttcaactaaaattaaacaaatataaagaaaaatgcgGCTTATTTTAAATAGACTTGTAATTTAGATGtataaattactttttctccatttttaaaaaaaaagacttgtatttatttatttaacctttctTGATCCAGGCAAGACAAAGAATAATAACAAAGAATAGTGGCCTGGAAAAAGGCAAGACCTTGGTTATAGTATATATTAAATTGAGATTATAGTTTTGCATTTTATAACCAAACTCACTCAATAGTTtaagcaactttttttctgtatgttgTGAAGTCACATCATTTAAACCAACATCTGAACTAGTTTTCAGTTACAAGTGGTTGTAGAAGTCACACTTCCTGCAGAAACGTCTCAACATCTTCCTCTTTTGGTTCTATTTACAGCCCAGTTCAGACGCACAGACAGCTCGGAGTGCAGCCACACGGATCCCCgtgtcaaaatgttctaaatcgTGCGGGAAAGCAGTCCTGGGCTTGTCAACAGTGACGAGGTTGGAGTCCCGGGCCGAGGCACAGGCCATGAAAATCGAGCTGAGGAAGACGACCCTGTGCAACTCTTCCTCTGCAGCAGGAGGCAAAAGCTGAAGCGGGAACCAGGAAACCGTGACTGAAACAAATCTGTTTGCTTAAAAGGATGCAGGCCACATTCATGTGCACTCAGTACAAAGTCTGTGAGAtcctttttaaatcagttttcctatttttatcaTGTTTGCTGCACAAAAAGCTGTGCTGGGTGCACATCGGTTAATCCTCCTGCTTGCTGTCCAATGAtgagtttagatttttttcttatttcattgCACTGCAATGCTCTATTCACTGAAGCACTGTGCATTTGAGACAAGcgccaaaaataaaactatttatctAAACAATTTGTGCTATGATTTCATTTCTTGCAATAACAGTcctctcaattaaaaaaatacaaattaaccacatatgtaaaatttaaaaagagataacacaaaacaactttcttttcaggaaataaagttgtaaaataaaacagaacttttatATTCAAGAGcccaaaatgataaatatttttatgttttacacaGCCAGGAGAAGAGCTTATAGAAGAGCTGAAGTGAAAGTGAGCAACAAGCAGAGTGCCATGATTTTTTAGGTTTGACAGGAAAGTTCCATTTCCTCACAGATTGTGTTAGTGCAGAATAAGAGTGAAGTCAGGGAGATCATTGGAGACTTTAGAAGATCCAGAAATACCTCATCTGtgttattttacataaataataaagaggaGGAGATTATATATATTATCAAAACGTCATTAACCTACTGGTTCACATAAAATATACTGGTTCTGATACAACACAAggacaaatatttactttttgtgtttattttttctgcttgtaTTATTATAAGCTCCTTAAGGTTTAGCGTTTAGTGTAGTAGTGTTATTATTGGCTCCagagccaaaaaagaaaactgtaaaatgaatcaaatcgaaAATAGGACAGGAAACTCTGACTCCCATGATGCATCTGTGCCTAGACACACTGTAGAGCACAGCCTTCGGACTGTCTTTGTAATAGAAGAAGTCTTGCAACAGTGAAACAGTCCAGTGAAATTGTTAACTTTAAAGTCCTTTTGATAGGTGGATGTTGTTTagtattttaaagtgaatttctttcattttaggaACATGGTTCTTTGGTTACTTTGTATAACTTGGTCAAATCTatctaaaacattattttaatttggatttCTGACATaaatattgcagtttaagaTCATTCTTATAAATTATTAAcctttttgtctaattttgggATTTcttatataataaataatggTAAATGTGGTGTAGATATTATAGATAACCTTTTAATAAGTGATTATATTCCAATGGAATAGCCTTGATgacttttgtatttatttggcATATAAccaaatatgccccataggaaatgaatgagaaagtcttcaaatttcaaaatgttaagtagattagcaacaagcctttaaatcaggggtctcaaactcgcggcccNNNNNNNNNNNNNNNNNNNNNNNNNNNNNNNNNNNNNNNNNNNNNNNNNNNNNNNNNNNNNNNNNNNNNNNNNNNNNNNNNNNNNNNNNNNNNNNNNNNNNNNNNNNNNNNNNNNNNNNNNNNNNNNNNNNNNNNNNNNNNNNNNNNNNNNNNNNNNNNNNNNNNNNNNNNNNNNNNNNNNNNNNNNNNNNNNNNNNNNNNNNNNNNNNNNNNNNNNNNNNNNNNNNNNNNNNNNNNNNNNNNNNNNNNNNNNNNNNNNNNNNNNNNNNNNNNNNNNNNNNNNNNNNNNNNNNNNNNNNNNNNNNNNNNNNNNNNNNNNNNNNNNNNNNNNNNNNNNNNNNNNNNNNNNNNNNNNNNNNNNNNNNNNNNNNNNNNNNNNNNNNNNNNNNNNNNNNNNNNNNNNNNNNNNNNNNNNNNNNNNNNNNNNNNNNNNNNNNNNNNNNNNNNNNNNNNNNNNNNNNNNNNNNNNNNNNNNNNNNNNNNNNNNNNNNNNNNNNNNNNNNNNNNNNNNNNNNNNNNNNNNNNNNNNNNNNNNNNNNNNNNNNNNNNNNNNNNNNNNNNNNNNNNNNNNNNNNNNNNNNNNNNNNNNNNNNNNNNNNNNNNNNNNNNNNNNNNNNNNNNNNNNNNNNNNNNNNNNNNNNNNNNNNNNNNNNNNNNNNNNNNNNNNNNNNNNNNNNNNNNNNNNNNNNNNNNNNNNNNNNNNNNNNNNNNNNNNNNNNNNNNNNNNNNNNNNNNNNNNNNNNNNNNNNNNNNNNNNNNNNNNNNNNNNNNNNNNNNNNNNNNNNNNNNNNNNNNNNNNNNNNNNNNNNNNNNNNNNNNNNNNNNNNNNNNNNNNNNNNNNNNNNNNNNNNNNNNNNNNNNNNNNNNNNNNNNNNNNNNNNNNNNNNNNNNNNNNNNNNNNNNNNNNNNNNNNNNNNNNNNNNNNNNNNNNNNNNNNNNNNNNNNNNNNNNNNNNNNNNNNNNNNNNNNNNNNNNNNNNNNNNNNNNNNNNNNNNNNNNNNNNNNNNNNNNNNNNNNNNNNNNNNNNNNNNNNNNNNNNNNNNNNNNNNNNNNNNNNNNNNNNNNNNNNNNNNNNNNNNNNNNNNNNNNNNNNNNNNNNNNNNNNNNNNNNNNNNNNNNNNNNNNNNNNNNNNNNNNNNNNNNNNNNNNNNNNNNNNNNNNNNNNNNNNNNNNNNNNNNNNNNNNNNNNNNNNNNNNNNNNNNNNNNNNNNNNNNNNNNNNNNNNNNNNNNNNNNNNNNNNNNNNNNNNNNNNNNNNNNNNNNNNNNNNNNNNNNNNNNNNNNNNNNNNNNNNNNNNNNNNNNNNNNNNNNNNNNNNNNNNNNNNNNNNNNNNNNNNNNNNNNNNNNNNNNNNNNNNNNNNNNNNNNNNNNNNNNNNNNNNNNNNNNNNNNNNNNNNNNNNNNNNNNNNNNNNNNNNNNNNNNNNNNNNNNNNNNNNNNNNNNNNNNNNNNNNNNNNNNNNNNNNNNNNNNNNNNNNNNNNNNNNNNNNNNNNNNNNNNNNNNNNNNNNNNNNNNNNNNNNNNNNNNNNNNNNNNNNNNNNNNNNNNNNNNNNNNNNNNNNNNNNNNNNNNNNNNNNNNNNNNNNNNNNNNNNNNNNNNNNNNNNNNNNNNNNNNNNNNNNNNNNNNNNNNNNNNNNNNNNNNNNNNNNNNNNNNNNNNNNNNNNNNNNNNNNNNNNNNNNNNNNNNNNNNNNNNNNNNNNNNNNNNNNNNNNNNNNNNNNNNNNNNNNNNNNNNNNNNNNNNNNNNNNNNNNNNNNNNNNNNNNNNNNNNNNNNNNNNNNNNNNNNNNNNNNNNNNNNNNNNNNNNNNNNNNNNNNNNNNNNNNNNNNNNNNNNNNNNNNNNNNNNNNNNNNNNNNNNNNNNNNNNNNNNNNNNNNNNNNNNNNNNNNNNNNNNNNNNNNNNNNNNNNNNNNNNNNNNNNNNNNNNNNNNNNNNNNNNNNNNNNNNNNNNNNNNNNNNNNNNNNNNNNNNNNNNNNNNNNNNNNNNNNNNNNNNNNNNNNNNNNNNNNNNNNNNNNNNNNNNNNNNNNNNNNNNNNNNNNNNNNNNNNNNNNNNNNNNNNNNNNNNNNNNNNNNNNNNNNNNNNNNNNNNNNNNNNNNNNNNNNNNNNNNNNNNNNNNNNNNNNNNNNNNNNNNNNNNNNNNNNNNNNNNNNNNNNNNNNNNNNNNNNNNNNNNNNNNNNNNNNNNNNNNNNNNNNNNNNNNNNNNNNNNNNNNNNNNNNNNNNNNNNNNNNNNNNNNNNNNNNNNNNNNNNNNNNNNNNNNNNNNNNNNNNNNNNNNNNNNNNNNNNNNNNNNNNNNNNNNNNNNNNNNNNNNNNNNNNNNNNNNNNNNNNNNNNNNNNNNNNNNNNNNNNNNNNNNNNNNNNNNNNNNNNNNNNNNNNNNNNNNNNNNNNNNNNNNNNNNNNNNNNNNNNNNNNNNNNNNNNNNNNNNNNNNNNNNNNNNNNNNNNNNNNNNNNNNNNNNNNNNNNNNNNNNNNNNNNNNNNNNNNNNNNNNNNNNNNNNNNNNNNNNNNNNNNNNNNNNNNNNNNNNNNNNNNNNNNNNNNNNNNNNNNNNNNNNNNNNNNNNNNNNNNNNNNNNNNNNNNNNNNNNNNNNNNNNNNNNNNNNNNNNNNNNNNNNNNNNNNNNNNNNNNNNNNNNNNNNNNNNNNNNNNNNNNNNNNNNNNNNNNNNNNNNNNNNNNNNNNNNNNNNNNNNNNNNNNNNNNNNNNNNNNNNNNNNNNNNNNNNNNNNNNNNNNNNNNNNNNNNNNNNNNNNNNNNNNNNNNNNNNNNNNNNNNNNNNNNNNNNNNNNNNNNNNNNNNNNNNNNNNNNNNNNNNNNNNNNNNNNNNNNNNNNNNNNNNNNNNNNNNNNNNNNNNNNNNNNNNNNNNNNNNNNNNNNNNNNNNNNNNNNNNNNNNNNNNNNNNNNNNNNNNNNNNNNNNNNNNNNNNNNNNNNNNNNNNNNNNNNNNNNNNNNNNNNNNNNNNNNNNNNNNNNNNNNNNNNNNNNNNNNNNNNNNNNNNNNNNNNNNNNNNNNNNNNNNNNNNNNNNNNNNNNNNNNNNNNNNNNNNNNNNNNNNNNNNNNNNNNNNNNNNNNNNNNNNNNNNNNNNNNNNNNNNNNNNNNNNNNNNNNNNNNNNNNNNNNNNNNNNNNNNNNNNNNNNNNNNNNNNNNNNNNNNNNNNNNNNNNNNNNNNNNNNNNNNNNNNNNNNNNNNNNNNNNNNNNNNNNNNNNNNNNNNNNNNNNNNNNNNNNNNNNNNNNNNNNNNNNNNNNNNNNNNNNNNNNNNNNNNNNNNNNNNNNNNNNNNNNNNNNNNNNNNNNNNNNNNNNNNNNNNNNNNNNNNNNNNNNNNNNNNNNNNNNNNNNNNNNNNNNNNNNNNNNNNNNNNNNNNNNNNNNNNNNNNNNNNNNNNNNNNNNNNNNNNNNNNNNNNNNNNNNNNNNNNNNNNNNNNNNNNNNNNNNNNNNNNNNNNNNNNNNNNNNNNNNNNNNNNNNNNNNNNNNNNNNNNNNNNNNNNNNNNNNNNNNNNNNNNNNNNNNNNNNNNNNNNNNNNNNNNNNNNNNNNNNNNNNNNNNNNNNNNNNNNNNNNNNNNNNNNNNNNNNNNNNNNNNNNNNNNNNNNNNNNNNNNNNNNNNNNNNNNNNNNNNNNNNNNNNNNNNNNNNNNNNNNNNNNNNNNNNNNNNNNNNNNNNNNNNNNNNNNNNNNNNNNNNNNNNNNNNNNNNNNNNNNNNNNNNNNNNNNNNNNNNNNNNNNNNNNNNNNNNNNNNNNNNNNNNNNNNNNNNNNNNNNNNNNNNNNNNNNNNNNNNNNNNNNNNNNNNNNNNNNNNNNNNNNNNNNNNNNNNNNNNNNNNNNNNNNNNNNNNNNNNNNNNNNNNNNNNNNNNNNNNNNNNNNNNNNNNNNNNNNNNNNNNNNNNNNNNNNNNNNNNNNNNNNNNNNNNNNNNNNNNNNNNNNNNNNNNNNNNNNNNNNNNNNNNNNNNNNNNNNNNNNNNNNNNNNNNNNNNNNNNNNNNNNNNNNNNNNNNNNNNNNNNNNNNNNNNNNNNNNNNNNNNNNNNNNNNNNNNNNNNNNNNNNNNNNNNNNNNNNNNNNNNNNNNNNNNNNNNNNNNNNNNNNNNNNNNNNNNNNNNNNNNNNNNNNNNNNNNNNNNNNNNNNNNNNNNNNNNNNNNNNNNNNNNNNNNNNNNNNNNNNNNNNNNNNNNNNNNNNNNNNNNNNNNNNNNNNNNNNNNNNNNNNNNNNNNNNNNNNNNNNNNNNNNNNNNNNNNNNNNNNNNNNNNNNNNNNNNNNNNNNNNNNNNNNNNNNNNNNNNNNNNNNNNNNNNNNNNNNNNNNNNNNNNNNNNNNNNNNNNNNNNNNNNNNNNNNNNNNNNNNNNNNNNNNNNNNNNNNNNNNNNNNNNNNNNNNNNNNNNNNNNNNNNNNNNNNNNNNNNNNNNNNNNNNNNNNNNNNNNNNNNNNNNNNNNNNNNNNNNNNNNNNNNNNNNNNNNNNNNNNNNNNNNNNNNNNNNNNNNNNNNNNNNNNNNNNNNNNNNNNNNNNNNNNNNNNNNNNNNNNNNNNNNNNNNNNNNNNNNNNNNNNNNNNNNNNNNNNNNNNNNNNNNNNNNNNNNNNNNNNNNNNNNNNNNNNNNNNNNNNNNNNNNNNNNNNNNNNNNNNNNNNNNNNNNNNNNNNNNNNNNNNNNNNNNNNNNNNNNNNNNNNNNNNNNNNNNNNNNNNNNNNNNNNNNNNNNNNNNNNNNNNNNNNNNNNNNNNNNNNNNNNNNNNNNNNNNNNNNNNNNNNNNNNNNNNNNNNNNNNNNNNNNNNNNNNNNNNNNNNNNNNNNNNNNNNNNNNNNNNNNNNNNNNNNNNNNNNNNNNNNNNNNNNNNNNNNNNNNNNNNNNNNNNNNNNNNNNNNNNNNNNNNNNNNNNNNNNNNNNNNNNNNNNNNNNNNNNNNNNNNNNNNNNNNNNNNNNNNNNNNNNNNNNNNNNNNNNNNNNNNNNNNNNNNNNNNNNNNNNNNNNNNNNNNNNNNNNNggcccagcctcacccagaatctgcctccagtggcccccggctgaattgagtttgagacccctgctttaaatagtcatgggctatgttttaatcttttattgtaatcttcaaaagaaaattagagtttagctaatattttagcaacatactttcttggctaatttgttatctactgaagttctttaaggctaatttaaagtttggcttctattttaacaacaggctaatgtttttgactaatttagcttactggggaattttaggctattttggagtttagctagtatttaagcaatgagctagcttcttttgctaatttggcatctactgaattttttatgctaatttgaagtttagcaaatattttagcaacatgctaacgtttttagctaatttgttatctactatggttttttttaggtcaatttagagtttagcttctattttaacaacaggctaTCATcattgactaatttagtttactgtggaattttagacaatttctgagtttagctagtagggggataatttggagtttagctcNNNNNNNNNNNNNNNNNNNNNNNNNNNNNNNNNNNNNNNNNNNNNNNNNNNNNNNNNNNNNNNNNNNNNNNNNNggcatgtattagggatttttcagcaattttactacacgtttttctgaaatttaggtcatcttcagcactctttcatagttctttaacataatttccagtcttttagcaaatttaacattttgcaaataccttttgcattttcagcaattaccttcagcaattaaaataaccgtgtcaccattttcagcaaaaagcttcagcatcttcagtgactactttcagcaaaaagccttcacactggcattatcgcaaacttttctagtttaattggttatttgttaaaatgtgCTTTGAGAAGAAATTCCTCCCTTTCAATGAAATATCGAGGGACACATTACCAAAAGGAGTGAATGTCTGAACACAGAGTCCAGTAACTCACACGGTCCTTCCAGCCTCCAAAAGAGAAGTCGTCTTGTCATGCACAGTGCTCACCTGCAGGTGGCGGTGTTACACACTGACCTTCTGTGCTAACAAgcaagagaagaagaagagcggAAGTTAGATCTTCCGGTGTCCTTGTGCCTGATAGTGACGACCAGGGATAAACGAAAATGTTCAGACACATGATTGTAAGTTACTTTTGAAACGTATTCACGTATTcattcttttatattttgttgtttaaggACATGTTAGGAAAGTACAGGTTAATGTTCTCAACTAGGCTACTTTTAGCCTACAGTTCTAAGATAGGGTCAAATGCCGGGATAGTTAGCCTTTAGCTTAGCATAACAACGAGTTCTCTTGTGTATCTGTGCTCAGTTTGTGTTATATTTTTCCTACTAAAACCACGCTGTTGTTACATATGTGTTGCGGTTTGTGACAGCTCTTTTGCCTCATGTGTGACTTTGACTATTCCCGCTGTTTTCAGGCTCTCCGGCAGGTGGCGCGACGGAGCATCTACAGCTCCGTTCCCCGGCAGGTGGAAAACAAAGTCCCccaaaaacagaaactctttCAGGTGAAACAACAGATTCGATAATTTagtgttttagtgtttaatccgaagaaaaatggaaaacaagcTCATGAAGTTGTGCTGTAGAAAGACATTGCTACGTTTAAGACGTAAGAGTCAATATCAGTCACAGCTTTTGCTCTATTAAGCATATAAACACTGATTATcctaacatgtttaaaaaccttaaagtgTTTATGACCTAAACATGGTTTCGGTTACCTGCATATTTCATTTAatacaatattatttaaatattttttctttttttttgctgcatttatgCTTTATGCTTGTTTACAAATACAGAAACCTGTTAAATGGTCtgcaaaattagcttttttttaatttcttaatttaaaaaagtaaagctttgtcacaaaataaatagatacattaatagaattacaaaaaatgtgttttgattcCTTGTGCAGCTTCaagcaccaaaaacaaactatttggGGAtgcacactaaaaaaaataaatgtttaaaccctactttattttgaaaacaaccACCAagctgttgatttttttattttattttatgtttgacttcCTCTCAACTTAATTGCTCTCTAGTCATGTAGACATTTCTGgacgttttctttcttttttatgttatttcactattttttttaactcttctgCCTCTTGTTGTGCTATAGGAGGACAATGGGATGCCTGTTCATCTAAAAGGAGGCAGCACTGATGCTCTTCTGTATAGGGCCACCATGGGCCTCACCGTTTTGGGTAAGAAAATCTTTAGTTAACCCCCAACGTTTAACACATCTCAGGGGAAAACTTtcatatacatttaaatatctttattttctgtttatccCGTTTGATGAACTGAACTGTCTTTGCAGGAGTCGGGTATGTTTTGTACGAACTGGTGAAAGCTTCGTTCCCTCAAAAGAAAGACTGACGTCTTCACTCCGGCTGTTCATTTCCACATCCAGAAACCCTTCAGGTGCTTCATGCTGTATCTGATTTGCCGTTGTTCCGTCATGTTGTCTCTTGTGTGAGGAGTAATAAATTATTTCTTGTACATGATCTGTTAACCTGAGGAtccaataaacaaaatataCCTCTCCTCTCATGACCAAAACACGTTTCTGGTGGTTTATTTCGGTGTAGAACTGGGGGTTAATAATccgaatttacattttttttttgtttaaaattcatcatttttatcacatttttacatgtaGTTGTGCCACTTCCAGGATGAAATGAATCTAATGTAATTCTGCAGTTGGACATTATTATTTCAACTAAACTTTAGTGAAATAGAATGATAAACTGAAGCTATATAATGGAAACAAATCCCAGATTTCCTAAAAggagtgaatttaaaaaaaatctgaagtcttGAATGTGTTCAATTTTTCagttaataaacatttattttttatctaaggGAGAAGGTAAAACTTGGCGTGACTGGTGTGTCAAGCATTTTCAGTGGAACTTTTACACTGTAGAGATTGATTAGAGTTCAAATAAGTTTAATTTACAAGTGAGGCTTAGGTTTGCCAAACTAATTCAACACAATTTCTATCGATCAATTAAATTAGAACTTTTATCTTTACCTGGAAAGTGACagcttgaaaatgttttttttttatagaaccAACAGCTTTTGTGATTactttttcaattaaatcacattttttataaaataatttttcacaacaacaacaataaatcaaagtaagGCTTAAGGAGTTCTGAAATGTGTGGCCCTGCAAAGGACGTGGTCTCCGCTTTTGCCCAGtaatagctgggataggctccagcaactctgtgatCCAAAAAATggattgaaaaatgaaagatcagaaaaaagaaatgataaaaacaaacaaactatatatatatatatatatatatatatatatatatatatatatatatagttaattAATCTTATCTAGTATTTAAGGTTTTAAGAAACAGAATTATATTTTACGTCATGTCCACTAGGAGGtgcaattttacaagaaattagGCAAATTGTTaccagttttaatttaaaaaaaaaataattatgtctTTTAGGATTTCATTGACTGTCAGAATAAGAAAGTTAGAATctaatttggtaaaaatgttgatagccaaaaagaaagaaagaaatagccaatatatttatatattcctAAATATCactaaacttgtttttcttaataattaattaattggtggaaatttacctttaaagtattgcattttataattttagttGAGcaattagattttaaaaaaagggattgTTTCCTAAAATTTGTACCAAAACAGTCTGTCCAGCAGTGAGCGCGAGGACAATCTGACTATTAAAGAAACAAGTGATAAGAAAGGAGGATTATATTATGAACGTTGCCATGACAACGTGATGACTTctattacttttaaataaattataatgacATTAGACAATAATTTATCCTTGAATGTTGGTTGTAGAttagttttggtttttttaaggtgcagtgtttgtcatttttcttaataaaaagtgatcctttgtttgtttctctccaTCCCGCCTGTTTTCCCTCTTTAGTGCCTCATTAGGATGACGCTCCTGCCCCCACATGAATCAACAGTTTGCTTTCACACTATTCCGGTGGGAATTATTTACATGCGTGAACAAGTCAAGAAGAGCAGCAAAAACAGGAGCAAGTGAAGTGAAGTCCTCCTGTGGCTTTGCGCTGGGCTCCTTCTGCCTGCAGAGCCTCCTTTCCTTTCAGGAGGAGGTGCTGGGGAGTTTGAGTCACTGGGAGTAGATAAGAAAAgttagaaagttttttttaaggtcatgTGAGAAAAGATTCTCCCTCAACCTTCGCGTCGCTTCTCCGATTACGCACGGCGTCTCCAAAAGATGGATGCGGTGCGCCCTGAGCGCAGCGCCGCGCAGCTGCTCCGTTTTCTCCTCATCCTCTCCGGACCCTGCATGACGGCTGCCTGGGACCTGGTGCTGCTGCACACCAACGACGTGCACGCCCGGATAGAGGAGACCAGCGTGCACTCCGGGAAGTGTAGCGGCGGCAGCGGCGGCTGCTACGGCGGGGTGGCGCGGAGAGCCACGGCCATCCAAAACGTGCGGCGCGCCGAGAGCAACGTGCTGCTGCTGGACGCCGGGGATCAGTTCCAGGGAACAGTCTGGTTCAACTTCTACAAAGGAGCGGAGGCTGCGCACTTCATGAACATGCTGCAATATGACGCCATGGTGGGAACTGTTTCATTTTGCTGCCACACTTAATTAATGTTCTTAAAATTGATGGTTTTATTTCTTATCATGTCTGATAAAGctgcagctttatttaaaattagtcaaaaaaggaaatctttaaggattaatttgaagaaaaacctaactagaacagaataaaatgaaacttctaaagtgaaaacagaaaaaaatagggtacaaaagtttttaaacctaCATAAGGTAAAacttaaaacatgtattttctttttttacacagcAAGAACACACATGTCTCAAACAGCTGCAACTAGttcggttaaaaaaaagtgtcagctGTGTCACAGTCGACTATTTCAGTACCATCACTGTTACTTTCAGGATGACTTCCACATTTGTCAGCTGAATTTTCACACAGATCTGCCTGGATGGAGTGCAGGAGAATCCACCAAAAGACTCTCACACCTTCATGCAGTTTGAGATTTTGAGTGACCATGTCAGCATCAGTGTTAGCCGATTGTAAAACCTGAAACAATTGCcacataggaaaaaaaaaacagattttgccTCTAATATCTAAATCCTTCTACTCTTTGCGAGAGGAAACAAGGAAACAGAAGTCACTGAAACGGCCGATTAACGTTTTCAATCAGTttgagacacagaaacagcaaATGCATcatgtggtcttttaattatcattttttgacatagttcctgcagagcggcaggagtagaaactctgagttgtggctggGATAGTTgacatggagcaaccccacccccctttcccTTCCCCCTTGAtcacccagcatattttctatgtcacaaatgagctcgacatgttttcattgcaacaatttgaataaaggtaatactcagaaatgcaaatttgagcttaatttatcagaaaaatgccacacaaacatgttaaaaacactgaaaagatCATTCTCaggggagtgggtctttaaagtccctctatggtaatttattttattttttaaaaagttcttaatagtgttttaattatgattatgacgtttttacctaaaatctcacaacctagaTGTCTTAAAATGCAATTAttaatgttgatctgaagcctctgtttccaaaatctcccctgagggggcggggctactctaaaagccacgcccaATCCCCcacctgtctgattatgatagctctgtgtctcagtATCGTAAATCTTCATCGCtgatacattttgt contains:
- the LOC112158438 gene encoding cytochrome c oxidase subunit 7A2, mitochondrial is translated as MFRHMIALRQVARRSIYSSVPRQVENKVPQKQKLFQEDNGMPVHLKGGSTDALLYRATMGLTVLGVGYVLYELVKASFPQKKD